The following coding sequences are from one Desulfurellaceae bacterium window:
- a CDS encoding amidohydrolase — MERRFGFISSDEHVVEHPQVWTQRLPKSWRERVPHLVEQADGSQRWLVDGRPVALDGVAAAGATLADRNQLPQRWEDVSPLAHSPAERLKAMDADGVDAAVLYPGLAGLAGETFGRLTDPALELACVRAYNDWLIEEWAAASPRFIPQCLVPLYPVETTVAEIERAVAKGHRGVVYPAIPMHLRELPHVNEAEYDPVWATCQALGVPLCFHAGASPDIQFPPDPAFSSALSGAFQALSRPFSSATVLGNLLVSRILARFPRLRVVFAESALGWGVFALEAADYHSEQFRLDLQGYELTPTELFKRQCYFTGWYDRHSLLHTHRFLGAGNILWTTNFPLATSTWPNSREFMAQTFAPIPAHDREQMVWHNAAELYGVSGSTGEPGGEGHG; from the coding sequence GTGGAACGCCGATTCGGTTTTATCAGCAGCGACGAGCACGTGGTCGAACACCCCCAGGTGTGGACCCAGCGTCTCCCCAAAAGTTGGCGGGAACGGGTTCCGCACCTGGTCGAGCAGGCCGATGGCAGCCAGCGCTGGCTGGTTGATGGCCGGCCGGTAGCTCTGGACGGGGTTGCCGCTGCGGGCGCCACCCTGGCTGATCGCAATCAGTTGCCGCAGCGTTGGGAGGATGTCTCCCCGCTCGCCCATAGTCCGGCCGAGCGGCTGAAAGCCATGGACGCCGACGGCGTGGACGCTGCGGTGCTGTATCCCGGCCTGGCCGGTCTGGCCGGAGAGACTTTTGGTCGGCTGACCGATCCGGCCCTCGAGCTGGCCTGTGTCCGGGCCTACAACGACTGGCTGATCGAGGAGTGGGCGGCCGCCAGCCCGCGCTTTATCCCCCAGTGTCTGGTACCCCTGTATCCGGTTGAGACAACGGTTGCCGAGATCGAACGCGCGGTGGCCAAGGGACACCGCGGGGTGGTGTATCCGGCCATTCCCATGCACCTGCGCGAGCTGCCGCATGTCAACGAGGCCGAGTACGATCCGGTCTGGGCGACCTGCCAGGCGCTGGGCGTGCCGCTGTGTTTCCACGCCGGCGCCTCGCCGGATATTCAGTTTCCGCCCGACCCGGCGTTTTCGTCCGCGCTGAGCGGCGCCTTCCAGGCCCTGTCGCGTCCGTTCAGCTCCGCCACAGTCCTGGGCAACCTGCTGGTGTCGCGGATTTTGGCGCGCTTTCCGCGCCTGCGCGTCGTGTTTGCCGAGAGCGCCCTGGGCTGGGGCGTGTTTGCCCTGGAGGCGGCCGACTATCATTCTGAGCAGTTTCGCCTGGACTTGCAGGGCTATGAGCTGACGCCGACCGAGCTGTTCAAGCGCCAGTGCTATTTCACCGGCTGGTACGACCGCCACAGCCTGCTCCACACCCACCGCTTTCTGGGCGCCGGGAATATCCTGTGGACCACGAATTTTCCGCTCGCCACCTCGACCTGGCCGAACAGCCGTGAGTTTATGGCTCAGACGTTTGCGCCCATCCCGGCCCACGACCGGGAACAGATGGTGTGGCACAACGCGGCCGAGCTGTACGGCGTGTCCGGGTCAACGGGCGAGCCTGGGGGGGAAGGGCATGGCTGA
- a CDS encoding amidohydrolase family protein — MNDPYWNPLWDVCQELEVPIHWHANAGIVLRPPSWKAYNRAQITVSFIPGGLSAVCQFLPNLIFSGNLERYPRLKWVCAETGLGWINYALEACDHEWERRRLWTEGVVTRPSEQFRRQMYVCFWFEKVGLASRHMIGIDNIMWQSDYPHNTSTYPDSWATVERTLVDVPADERERLLYANAQNLYKLA; from the coding sequence ATCAACGACCCGTACTGGAACCCGTTGTGGGACGTGTGTCAGGAACTCGAGGTGCCGATTCACTGGCACGCCAACGCCGGGATTGTGCTGCGTCCGCCGAGTTGGAAAGCCTATAACCGGGCTCAGATCACGGTCAGTTTTATTCCCGGCGGGCTGTCGGCGGTGTGTCAGTTTCTGCCCAACCTGATCTTCTCCGGCAATCTGGAGCGCTATCCGCGTCTCAAGTGGGTATGCGCCGAGACGGGCCTGGGCTGGATCAACTATGCCCTGGAGGCCTGCGACCACGAGTGGGAACGCCGCCGGCTGTGGACCGAGGGGGTGGTGACCCGACCCAGCGAGCAGTTCCGGCGTCAGATGTACGTGTGTTTCTGGTTTGAGAAGGTCGGGTTGGCGTCGCGTCACATGATCGGCATCGACAACATCATGTGGCAGTCGGACTATCCGCACAACACCTCGACCTATCCCGACTCGTGGGCGACGGTTGAGCGCACCCTGGTCGATGTGCCGGCCGACGAGCGCGAGCGGCTGCTGTACGCCAACGCGCAAAACCTCTACAAGCTGGCCTAG